The window CGAGAAGAAGATTTCGGCAATCCACGATCTTCTGCCGATTTTGCAGAAGGTTGCTCAGTCGGGTCGTCCCATGCTGATCATCTGCGAAGATGTCGAAGGCGAAGCGCTTGCCACTCTCGTGGTCAACAAACTGCGCGGCACGTTGAAAACTTCAGCTGTAAAGGCTCCCGGATACGGAGACCGCCGCAAAGCAATGCTGGAAGACATTGCCGTTCTGACGGGCGGGCGAATGATTTCCGAAGATATCGGTTTCAAGCTGGAGAACCTGGCACTAAAGGATCTCGGCCAGGCGAAAAGAGTTGTGATTGACAAAGAGAATACGACGATCGTGGAAGGCCTGGGATCGAAAAAGGACATCCAGGGACGCATTGCGGCAATTCGCAGGCAAGTTGAAGATACCAAATCCGATTACGATCGCGAAAAACTGCAGGAACGTTTGGCAAAACTGACAGGTGGAGTGGCGGTCATTAAAGTTGGTGCGGCAACAGAAACGGAAATGAAAGAACGGAAGGCGCGGATCGAGGATGCGATGCATGCCACGAAAGCTGCCGTGGAAGAAGGGATCGTTCCCGGCGGTGGAGTTGCCTATATACGGTGCCAGAAGGTTCTGGAAAATTTGAAGTTGGACGGCGACCAGCAAATCGGGCGGAACATCGTTTTACGCGCATTGGAAGAACCACTCCGCATGATTACAGCGAATGCAGGCTGGGAGGCTTCTGTCGTTGTCAACGATGTTCGCAATGGCGACAGGAATTATGGTTTCAATGCCGAAACGGAAACTTATGAAGATCTGCTAAAAGCGGGAGTGATCGATCCGACCAAAGTGTCCCGTGTTGCGCTGCAGCATGCAGCTTCGATTGCCGGATTGCTGATCACAACCGAAGCCGCTGTCGCGGAAGCTCCTGAAAAGAAGAAAAAAGAAATGCCGGGAGGCGGCGGTCACGGAATGGAAGATTACGGCGATTATTAAATCACACGTAAATTTGACAGGGGCGCGACTGAATCGCGCCCTTTTTTTTTGCGAGCACGAGCACGAGCAAGATCATGAGCACGAGAAGTTGTTGAAAGAAATTACCCCTTTTGCTATATTTCACTGTGGGAAGGTCCCAAGTGTTGAATGCGCGAGCTTGATTTTGGTGATTATAACGATAAGCTCAGTAAGTCAGGACGCGAGGTGCTCGCGCTGGCGATAGAAGAGTCACGCCGTAGAGATCAAAATTATCTTGCCGCCGAACATCTTTTCCTCGCTCTCGTAAAGATCGAGCGAAAACTATTCGAAGATATGGTGCGAGACCTTCGTCTCAATCCCGAAGATATTACCAAAGATATCAGCCAGCATTTGGATTTAAGCAAACAGTATGTCGGCAAAGGCCTGAAAATCACCTTCAGTATGAAGTCAATTTTCCGGCTGGCCTGGATCAATACATTTCAATGCGGTAGATCGAAGATTGAATCGTTTGATCTGCTCTGCGCGATCTTTCAAGAAGGAAATAACATTCCAGTAGAGATTTTCCGCCTGTACGGTATCGAGCCGGAGCACGTTGTTCGCAGAATCAGCGAACGGGTAAAGAACCGGGAGCTGCAGGAAAAAGAGTTAAAGCGGAAATTTGATCTGCCCCGTCATCTGAAACATTTCACAACCAACCTGAACTATCTGGCCCGCCAGGGAAAACTTCCGCCAATCATCGGAAGGGAAATGGAAATCAACCGAGTGATCGAGATCCTAAGTCACGTTGACCGGCCGAATTCAGTGATGCTACTGGGAGAACCTGGTGTTGGCAAAAGCGCGGTCGCGGAAGGTCTGGCGCAGCGTCTGGAATTCGAGGGACACTTGATGCCGGACCGTCTTCGGGGTTGCCAGGTCTTGCAATTGCACCTGAACATGTTGATTGCGGGAACAATGTTCCGCGGAATGTTTGAAGACCGGATTGAAAATATCATTTCAGAATTGAAAGAGCGTCATGATTTGATCCTTTTCGTGGATGAAGCGCACACTTTAATCGGCGCGGGGGCAGCTCTGGGAGCGCCCGCGGATGCGGCCAATATCTTCAAATCTTCACTGGCTCGCGGAGAAATCCGGATCATCGGGGCGACCACGACAACCGAATACCGCCAGTATTTCCAGGAAGACGAAGCGCTGGCTCGCAGATTCCGAATTGTAAAAATTCAGGAACCTTCGCTGGAAGAAACGCGCCAGATTATAGAAGGATTAATTCCGAGGTTTGAAAGCAATTACACAGTCAGGATCTCCGAAGAAGCGATCGAAGTCGCCCTGCAAATGGCCTCCCGTTACAATCGTTCGCTCCATCTTCCGGACAAAGTGATCGGGTGGTTGGACACGGCAGCGGTAAAAGTTCAGATCCGGAATGAACAGAAAATTGTTCGCCGGGAAGACGTTGTCTCCGTGATTGCTGAGGAATCGGAAATTCCGCAGGATCTTGTCGTGCGGGATGTGTCGGACCGCTTTGAAGATCTTGAGGAAAGATTGTCGCACCGTGTGGTGGGTCAAACGGAAGCGATCCAGAAGCTCGTAAAGCGACTGCGACTCAACAAAGGACCGTTGAAGGAGAATTTCTATCGCCCCGATGGAGTATTTCTATTCCTGGGTCCAACCGGTGTCGGCAAGACAGAGCTTGCAAAAGCGCTTGCAGAGTGTTTGTTTGGCGATGAACATAAAATGGTTCGCATCGACCTTTCCGAGTATCAGGATGGCGGTGTTTCCATTGAGAAACTGATCGGTATGCCCCGCGGTATCGTCGGTTCAGAGCGCGGCGGAATTCTCACAACGCAGATTCGCGATAATCCTTATACAGTGGTCTTGCTCGATGAAATGGAGAAAGCGCACCCGCATTTGCAATCTCTATTTTTGCAGGTATTTGACGAAGGTTGGCTAACTGACGGTCGCGGGAAAAAAGTGTACTTCAGTGATGCAATCGTCATCATGACATCGAACATCGGTTCCCATCTTTTCAAGAGCGCTCTTCAGCCGCTTGGCTATCTCAACGATCGTGAAAATGTGAACGTCATCAAGCGGGAAGTCATGAAAGAAATGGAGAAAGGCTTCTCTCCTGAGTTCAGAAACCGGATCGATGAGATCATCGTATTCGCGCCGCTAACCCGCGAGCAGGTTCGTTTGATTGCTGAAAAATACCTGACGAATCTCGAAAGGACTTTGCGTGAAGCCGGAAAGAATTTGATCGTTACGCCGGAAGCGCTGGATACAATTGTTTCGCAGGGATACAACTATGCATACGGCGCTCGCTTTCTGAAACGGAGCATAGACGAAAAGATCAAGATTCCATTGACAACGCAGTGGAATGAATCCGATTCGTTTCTTGCTGAGGTCCTGGACGAAAAGGTTACGGTACGTCCATTTATTCCGGAACTAACCTGACCACTCTGCCCTTCTAGAAATTAACCGCCAAGGCGCCAAGTCCGCCAGGGAAGGGCACTTACTTGAACTTGGCGCTCCTGGCGTCTTGGCGGTTAAAATAATCTGATGTTGCCTGATTCGGAGAAAGAGTATCTTCTTCAGTTCCACTCCATCTTTCGCAATCCTCCCGAAGCGGAACAGTACCTGTACGATTCCTGGATCCGGATGCAGGTTGTGCTCGACTGGATGAAGTTTTTGCAGCAAAAAGGGGTCCAAAAAGTTCTTGAGCTTGGCTCGAATCCTTACTTCCTGACGCTTCTTTTAAAAAGGCATTTTGATTTTCAGCTATCTCTCGCAAATTTTTTCAGCGACTCCAGCCTGCAGTCACGGGAAAAGCAAACCATCGACAATGGCAAGGAAAGACATGAGATGGAATACTCTCATTTCAATGTGGAAAAGGATGCTTTCCCTTATGAAGAGAATTCCTTTGACTGCGTGATTTTCTGCGAGATTCTCGAACATCTATTGCTGAACCCCGATTTTACTCTGGCAGAAATCCGCAGAATCTTGAAACCTTCCGGATATGTGGTCGTCAGCACGCCAAACGCGGCGCGTTTGAGCAACCTGGTTACACTGGCGCGCGGGAAAAACATCTATGCAGATTATTCCCCGCATGGAATTTACGGCAGACACAATCGCGAATATACTTTCAGCGAAGTCGTTGAACTCTTAACACGTCATTCATTTGAAATCGTGAAGTCTGAGGTAAGAAATATTTATCCACATCCGTTGAAAACACGGATCCTGCAAAAACTAAGACCGCAGACCTGGTATGAACACATTTTTGTGCTGGGGGAAAAAGGGGAGTAACGGAGATCACGATCACGATTAAGATCAAGATTGCGATCACGATCAAGATCCACGATTATTGATGAATATCTGTATTGATATGAGGCCGGCTCTCTCGCATCCCACGGGAGTAGGTGCTTATTTACAGAATCTCGTTCAAGCGTTGTCCGAAATCGATCAACAGAATGAGTATCATCTCTTTTCAAGTTCCTGGAAAGAACGTTACCGGCCGGTTCATTATCCGCCGCACTTCAAGATTCAAGATCGCCGGTGGCCGGTGCGGCTGCTCAACTTTGGCTGGAACCATCTTTCCTTTCCTTCAATAGAATTTGTTCTGGGAACGCCGGTGCAAGTGGTACACTCTCCGACTCCACTTGTAATTCCTTCGCGGCGTGCCAGGAGAGTGACAACAGTACACGACCTTTATTTCTACACACATCCTGAGCAGACCGTGCGAGAAATGAAAGAAGATTATCCCAGGATGATAAAGAAACATTGCTTGAGGAGCGATGCGGTTATCGCTGTGTCGGATCACACAAAAAGAGCGCTGGTCGAAGTGTTGGGAATCCCATCCTCTCGAATCTACACGATCAAGCATGGTATCGATTCTTTCTTTTTGGATAGGGTCCCTGTCGCGCAGACGAACGAGGTTCTGGAAAGATTAGCCATTCGGGGACCATATCTTCTATTTGTGGGAACTCAGGAACCACGAAAAAATCTTTCCCTGCTGGTTCGTGCTTACCGGAATCTTAATGTGGACGTTTCGCTGGTGATTGCGGGATCACATGGATGGGGCATGGAATCGACAGATTTTCCAAAGGGGGTTTTGCTGACGGGATACCTTCCGAAAAATGATCTTCGCGCGGTTTATCAAAGAGCGGCGGCAGTCGTCTTTCCTTCCATCGAAGAAGGTTTCGGGCTTCCGTTGTTGGAAGGAATGGCTTCGGAGGTTCCGGTGATTGCTTCCCGCATTTCTGCTTTTCAGGAAGTCTGCAACGACTCCTGTTTGTATTTTGATCCCAATAGTGAAGAAGAATTGATTGAACAAATCCGGTTGGTCCTGCACGGGAATGGTCTTCGCGAAAATCTAATTGCAAAAGGCAGAGAGCGCGTCAAAAAATTTTCCTGGAAAGATGCGGCCCGGAAAACACTCGATCTCTATCTGAGTTTGTAATGCAGCGTCCGCGGCAACTCGTCACGATTTCGGTGATTGCGCTGGTTTTAGGTGGAGTGAGTCTCGTGATGTCCATTACCGGATTGGGGCAATGGGCATCCGGAAACTTTACGGGTGGAGCTGTTCCGACTTATGCTGACGATGAGTTGATGAAATTGCAGCAACGAATGGTTTCAGAAATTGCTGCCGCAATGGCTCCCTGGCGAGTGTTCCAGATCCCAATTCTCATCATTCTTCTGCTCAGTTCCGCCTTTTTAGTTTTTGGAGGCGTTCAGACGCTTGGCGTTCGTGAAATCGGACGCAAAATCCTGCTGGTCCTGTTCTGCTTTCTCATTCCGTTTGACATTGTGCGCTCCGTTATCAATACCATGGTAGGTCACAAAATGTCCGACATCATGATTCACCATATGGTAAAGTTCGCTGGCGCCGGGCAAACCCGGCCGGCGCCAAACCTCGAATCCTGGATCACCGGAGCATCACAGGTAGGTCTGTATGCCAGTCTCGCGTTCGGCGTGCTTTGGAGTGCCGCAAAAATAACTTTCTACGTTATTGGACTCAAATACTTTCGCAGGCCTGACATTGTGCGTCTCTTCAACAACAAGAGCATCACGCCCGCACCACCACCATTGCCGCCCGCAAACAAACGCTGGGACTAAACCTAATTCACGTCTTTGCCCTGTTCGAGCGTTTTGATCATGTTCTCCAGATTCTTGCGGTTTAGATCATCCGGAGCCTGAGCGAGCGCAATCTTTGCATGCTTTAACGCTTCTTTGTAGTTTCCTTTTGCGGAATGCGCCCGCATTAAACCGACTTCCGTTGGCCATACATTCGGGAATTTCTTCGCGTTCATTTCAAAGATCTTGATTGCTTCCTGTGTCTTCTTTAGTTGTTGTAACCCACGCGCGTACGAATGGATTTCAACAGGGCCCGCGGTGCGATGGCTCAATGCTTTGTCGATTGATTTTTGTGCTTCGGCAGTCTGCCCGTTCGCTTCCTGAAGTTGACCGAGCGTCATCAGTGTCGTAAAGTTTTCCTGGCCGATAAAAGGAAAGCTAACTGCGTTTTGCGCCCACTGGAGTCCTTTATCAAGGTGTTTCTTGCTTTGCAGTGTGTACTGCGCAGCCGAATCCCAATTTTGCCACGTGAAGCCGGCTGAATCTCTCAGTTCCTCTTCAATCTTTGCAACGTAAAGAGCATCGATGTTTTCAACAGTGATCTTAAAGGGAACTTGAAGGTCTTCCCATTTCAGAGCAACCGTGGCATGATCGGTTTCCCGGTCCACAAAATCGTAGGTTAACCACTCATGGTATTCGCTCTTTTCCGGCTTGGCCTTGACTCTGAGCGCATCTTCTTTTGCATCGTAGGTGAAACTTCCCCAGGAAGTGTAATTCTTTGAAAAAATGATCGTCCATTCTTGCTCGCCAGGAAGGAAATGCAAACCATAGGAACCGGCTGGAAGCGCTTGGTCCTGAATTTTGACTGTATGAGAAGTTTTAAAAACCGTATTCTCATTCGCGCCTCCGCGCCACGGGCATTGGTCGCCGCAAGTTCCAAAACCCAAATTTACCATTCCCCACGGAACGAGCGTTCCCCAGATTTTTCCACGCCGGTCAGATCCATCGGGCGCATGAACGTTGGGACTGCTGTAGTCGATCGTAATCGAAACAGGTCCAATGGACTGGGTTACTATCGAGCGTTGATTGTCTCCGCTGGGCGGCACTGTGATTCCACCGAACTGTGCATGAACGGAGCCCGAATAGCAAAGGAGCAATACCGTCACAAACAAAATAAAATAACGTCTCATGTATTTCCCTCCTACGTACCAATATTTCACGGGAATTTAGAAAGAAGGGCCAGTGATCCGTTCTGAAAGGGATGGTCCTGGTTCTGGAAAGGCCTAAAATGGGAACGGAGTTTAGCCGTTGTGTGAATTTACAGAACGGCCAATGCCGAAGTAGTGGAACCCCAACTTTCTGTTTTTCTCGAAATTATAGAGATTGCGGCCATCGAAGATATAAGGTTGCTTCATCAACTGGCAGATTTTCTCAAGATTCAGTAACTTAAATTCGCGCCATTCAGTTAACACCACCAACCCATCGGCTGCTTTGGCCGCATCATAGGCGTTGCGGGCGTAATAAATCCTTTTGCCGAAAATGCTTTTTGCATTTTCCATCGCGGCAGGATCATAAGCGCGCACTTTTCCTTTTCTCTCAAGAATCTGCTGGATGACTTCAATCGATTTTGCATCGCGCATATCATCCGTGTCCGGCTTGAATGAAAGACCAAGGATAGCAAGAGTTTTTCCTTTAACGTCACCTAGAACCTTTTCCATCTTGTCTACAAACTGATTGCTCCTTTCCCTGTTGATATCCACGACGGCTTTCAAAAGACGGAAATCATAGCCAAAACGGCCGGAAGTTTGAATCAAAGAGTCCACATCTTTTGGAAAACAGGAGCCACCGTATCCGAGTCCCGGTTGTAGATGATGCCTGCCGATACGATGATCGTATCCCATACCGTTAATGACCTGAGAAACATCGGCTCCCGTGCGTTCGCACAAATCGGCAATCGCATTTGCAAATGAGATTTTCATCGCAAGAAAAGCATTGGATGCATATTTGATGAGCTCGGCACTTTCCACATCGGTAATCAACATGGGACAGCCGAGTGAAGAGTAGAGTTCCAGTAGAATCATAGCAACTTGCCGGTTCGGCGCTCCGATGACAATACGGTCCGGCTGAAGTGTGTCATGAATCGCCGAACCCTCACGCAGAAATTCAGGATTCGAAACAACGTCAAACTTAACGTCATCTTTCTTGACACGGTCGATGATGTTTCGTACAAGGTTGCCGGTCCCCACTGGAACGGTGCTTTTGTTCACGATGACTTTGTACCGGTCGATCGCAAGTCCTATTCCTTCCGCAACTTTCTCCACCTGGGATAGATCGGTCTCGCCATTTTCTTTGGGCGGCGTGCCCACAGCAATAAAAAGAACATCCGACTTTCTAACCGATTCCGCAAGATCGGTGGTGAAGGAAAGACGTCCTTCATCCAGGTTCCTGCGTACCATTTCTTCCAACCCCGGTTCGTAAATGGGAATCTTTCCATGGGAGAGATTGCGAATTCTGGTCTTGATCCTATCAACGCAGATGACGTCGTTTCCCATGTCAGCAAAAACTGACCCGGTGACCAGTCCGACGTACCCTGTTCCGATGACCGAAATATTCACTTATGTTCTCCTTGTTTCGGGATGGTGTTCTATAAATCGCTGTGGGAAAAACCCCGCACCAGAGTCAGCCACATAATTTTTAGATCCAGTGCCAGGGACCAGTTTTCAATATAGTACAGATCATGTTCAATTCGTTTCTCAATGCTGGTGTTGCCGCGCCAGCCATTGACCTGAGCCCAGCCTGTAATTCCGGAACGCACTTTATGGCGAAGCATGTATTGCGGAATTTGCTCTTTGAAATAGTGAACGAAGAACGGCCGTTCGGGACGCGGGCCAACAAGACTCATATCTCCCTTTAAAACGTTCCAGAACTGCGGCCATTCATCAATATAGAACTTCCGGAGAAATCTTCCACCTGAAGTGATTCTAGGATCATTTTTCTGAGACATAACGGGACCGGTCTCCGATTCGGCGTCCACTGCCATCGTGCGAAACTTGTACATCACAAAAAATTTTCCGTCCAGGCCCATT is drawn from bacterium and contains these coding sequences:
- the groL gene encoding chaperonin GroEL (60 kDa chaperone family; promotes refolding of misfolded polypeptides especially under stressful conditions; forms two stacked rings of heptamers to form a barrel-shaped 14mer; ends can be capped by GroES; misfolded proteins enter the barrel where they are refolded when GroES binds), whose translation is TVVEELKKLSTPVSGSKDIEDVGTISANNDREVGKLIAQAMEKVGKDGVITVEEGKAQDTRLDLVEGMRFDRGYLSPYFITDPDRMEVVLEDPYILIYEKKISAIHDLLPILQKVAQSGRPMLIICEDVEGEALATLVVNKLRGTLKTSAVKAPGYGDRRKAMLEDIAVLTGGRMISEDIGFKLENLALKDLGQAKRVVIDKENTTIVEGLGSKKDIQGRIAAIRRQVEDTKSDYDREKLQERLAKLTGGVAVIKVGAATETEMKERKARIEDAMHATKAAVEEGIVPGGGVAYIRCQKVLENLKLDGDQQIGRNIVLRALEEPLRMITANAGWEASVVVNDVRNGDRNYGFNAETETYEDLLKAGVIDPTKVSRVALQHAASIAGLLITTEAAVAEAPEKKKKEMPGGGGHGMEDYGDY
- a CDS encoding ATP-dependent Clp protease ATP-binding subunit, which gives rise to MRELDFGDYNDKLSKSGREVLALAIEESRRRDQNYLAAEHLFLALVKIERKLFEDMVRDLRLNPEDITKDISQHLDLSKQYVGKGLKITFSMKSIFRLAWINTFQCGRSKIESFDLLCAIFQEGNNIPVEIFRLYGIEPEHVVRRISERVKNRELQEKELKRKFDLPRHLKHFTTNLNYLARQGKLPPIIGREMEINRVIEILSHVDRPNSVMLLGEPGVGKSAVAEGLAQRLEFEGHLMPDRLRGCQVLQLHLNMLIAGTMFRGMFEDRIENIISELKERHDLILFVDEAHTLIGAGAALGAPADAANIFKSSLARGEIRIIGATTTTEYRQYFQEDEALARRFRIVKIQEPSLEETRQIIEGLIPRFESNYTVRISEEAIEVALQMASRYNRSLHLPDKVIGWLDTAAVKVQIRNEQKIVRREDVVSVIAEESEIPQDLVVRDVSDRFEDLEERLSHRVVGQTEAIQKLVKRLRLNKGPLKENFYRPDGVFLFLGPTGVGKTELAKALAECLFGDEHKMVRIDLSEYQDGGVSIEKLIGMPRGIVGSERGGILTTQIRDNPYTVVLLDEMEKAHPHLQSLFLQVFDEGWLTDGRGKKVYFSDAIVIMTSNIGSHLFKSALQPLGYLNDRENVNVIKREVMKEMEKGFSPEFRNRIDEIIVFAPLTREQVRLIAEKYLTNLERTLREAGKNLIVTPEALDTIVSQGYNYAYGARFLKRSIDEKIKIPLTTQWNESDSFLAEVLDEKVTVRPFIPELT
- a CDS encoding class I SAM-dependent methyltransferase, translated to MLPDSEKEYLLQFHSIFRNPPEAEQYLYDSWIRMQVVLDWMKFLQQKGVQKVLELGSNPYFLTLLLKRHFDFQLSLANFFSDSSLQSREKQTIDNGKERHEMEYSHFNVEKDAFPYEENSFDCVIFCEILEHLLLNPDFTLAEIRRILKPSGYVVVSTPNAARLSNLVTLARGKNIYADYSPHGIYGRHNREYTFSEVVELLTRHSFEIVKSEVRNIYPHPLKTRILQKLRPQTWYEHIFVLGEKGE
- a CDS encoding glycosyltransferase family 4 protein, producing the protein MNICIDMRPALSHPTGVGAYLQNLVQALSEIDQQNEYHLFSSSWKERYRPVHYPPHFKIQDRRWPVRLLNFGWNHLSFPSIEFVLGTPVQVVHSPTPLVIPSRRARRVTTVHDLYFYTHPEQTVREMKEDYPRMIKKHCLRSDAVIAVSDHTKRALVEVLGIPSSRIYTIKHGIDSFFLDRVPVAQTNEVLERLAIRGPYLLFVGTQEPRKNLSLLVRAYRNLNVDVSLVIAGSHGWGMESTDFPKGVLLTGYLPKNDLRAVYQRAAAVVFPSIEEGFGLPLLEGMASEVPVIASRISAFQEVCNDSCLYFDPNSEEELIEQIRLVLHGNGLRENLIAKGRERVKKFSWKDAARKTLDLYLSL
- a CDS encoding DUF2911 domain-containing protein, producing the protein MRRYFILFVTVLLLCYSGSVHAQFGGITVPPSGDNQRSIVTQSIGPVSITIDYSSPNVHAPDGSDRRGKIWGTLVPWGMVNLGFGTCGDQCPWRGGANENTVFKTSHTVKIQDQALPAGSYGLHFLPGEQEWTIIFSKNYTSWGSFTYDAKEDALRVKAKPEKSEYHEWLTYDFVDRETDHATVALKWEDLQVPFKITVENIDALYVAKIEEELRDSAGFTWQNWDSAAQYTLQSKKHLDKGLQWAQNAVSFPFIGQENFTTLMTLGQLQEANGQTAEAQKSIDKALSHRTAGPVEIHSYARGLQQLKKTQEAIKIFEMNAKKFPNVWPTEVGLMRAHSAKGNYKEALKHAKIALAQAPDDLNRKNLENMIKTLEQGKDVN
- a CDS encoding UDP-glucose/GDP-mannose dehydrogenase family protein; translated protein: MNISVIGTGYVGLVTGSVFADMGNDVICVDRIKTRIRNLSHGKIPIYEPGLEEMVRRNLDEGRLSFTTDLAESVRKSDVLFIAVGTPPKENGETDLSQVEKVAEGIGLAIDRYKVIVNKSTVPVGTGNLVRNIIDRVKKDDVKFDVVSNPEFLREGSAIHDTLQPDRIVIGAPNRQVAMILLELYSSLGCPMLITDVESAELIKYASNAFLAMKISFANAIADLCERTGADVSQVINGMGYDHRIGRHHLQPGLGYGGSCFPKDVDSLIQTSGRFGYDFRLLKAVVDINRERSNQFVDKMEKVLGDVKGKTLAILGLSFKPDTDDMRDAKSIEVIQQILERKGKVRAYDPAAMENAKSIFGKRIYYARNAYDAAKAADGLVVLTEWREFKLLNLEKICQLMKQPYIFDGRNLYNFEKNRKLGFHYFGIGRSVNSHNG